A genomic window from Quercus lobata isolate SW786 chromosome 10, ValleyOak3.0 Primary Assembly, whole genome shotgun sequence includes:
- the LOC115963484 gene encoding uncharacterized protein At5g50100, chloroplastic isoform X3, giving the protein MALRGAVVTACNVGGRHRNPSLLSIPHYFKLKFHYPPSHALHRFTAFPIYQPGLKYPIRAISEATVDPLTPKKEDEEQSPQNWTIKMLYDGDCPLCMREVNMLRERNKDYGTIKFVDISSDEYSPEENQGLDYKTVMGRIHAILSDGTVVTDVEAFRRLYEQIGLGWVYAITKYEPIATITDAVYGVWAKYRLQITGRPPLEDILELRKNKDVVCNDRNSCKK; this is encoded by the exons ATGGCATTGAGAGGAGCTGTTGTCACAGCTTGTAACGTTGGAGGAAGACACAGAAACCCATCTCTCCTATCAATTCCTCACtattttaaactcaaattccATTACCCTCCTTCACATGCTCTCCATAGATTCACAGCTTTTCCTATATACCAACCCG GACTTAAATATCCAATCCGTGCAATAAGCGAGGCTACTGTGGATCCCTTAACACCCaagaaagaagatgaagaacaaTCACCTCAGAATTGGACAATTAAAATGTTATATGATGGGGACTGCCCACTTTGCATGCGTGAG GTCAACATGCTCAGGGAGAGGAATAAGGACTATGGTACGATCAAATTTGTTGATATAAGTTCTGATGAATACTCTCCAGAGGAGAATCAAGGCCTAGACTACAAAACT gtAATGGGAAGGATTCATGCCATCCTCTCTGATGGAACTGTAGTCACTGATGTTGAA GCATTTAGAAGACTATATGAACAAATTGGTCTTGGTTGGGTTTATGCCATTACCAAATATGAACCT ATTGCAACAATAACTGATGCCGTATATGGTGTTTGGGCTAAATATCGTCTTCAAATCACAG GCCGGCCACCTTTAGAAGACATTTTGGAATTACGAAAGAACAAG GATGTAGTATGTAATGACAGAAATTCATGTAAGAAGTGA
- the LOC115963484 gene encoding uncharacterized protein At5g50100, chloroplastic isoform X1 translates to MALRGAVVTACNVGGRHRNPSLLSIPHYFKLKFHYPPSHALHRFTAFPIYQPGGLKYPIRAISEATVDPLTPKKEDEEQSPQNWTIKMLYDGDCPLCMREVNMLRERNKDYGTIKFVDISSDEYSPEENQGLDYKTVMGRIHAILSDGTVVTDVEAFRRLYEQIGLGWVYAITKYEPIATITDAVYGVWAKYRLQITGRPPLEDILELRKNKDVVCNDRNSCKK, encoded by the exons ATGGCATTGAGAGGAGCTGTTGTCACAGCTTGTAACGTTGGAGGAAGACACAGAAACCCATCTCTCCTATCAATTCCTCACtattttaaactcaaattccATTACCCTCCTTCACATGCTCTCCATAGATTCACAGCTTTTCCTATATACCAACCCGGTG GACTTAAATATCCAATCCGTGCAATAAGCGAGGCTACTGTGGATCCCTTAACACCCaagaaagaagatgaagaacaaTCACCTCAGAATTGGACAATTAAAATGTTATATGATGGGGACTGCCCACTTTGCATGCGTGAG GTCAACATGCTCAGGGAGAGGAATAAGGACTATGGTACGATCAAATTTGTTGATATAAGTTCTGATGAATACTCTCCAGAGGAGAATCAAGGCCTAGACTACAAAACT gtAATGGGAAGGATTCATGCCATCCTCTCTGATGGAACTGTAGTCACTGATGTTGAA GCATTTAGAAGACTATATGAACAAATTGGTCTTGGTTGGGTTTATGCCATTACCAAATATGAACCT ATTGCAACAATAACTGATGCCGTATATGGTGTTTGGGCTAAATATCGTCTTCAAATCACAG GCCGGCCACCTTTAGAAGACATTTTGGAATTACGAAAGAACAAG GATGTAGTATGTAATGACAGAAATTCATGTAAGAAGTGA
- the LOC115963484 gene encoding uncharacterized protein At5g50100, chloroplastic isoform X2 produces the protein MALRGAVVTACNVGGRHRNPSLLSIPHYFKLKFHYPPSHALHRFTAFPIYQPGGLKYPIRAISEATVDPLTPKKEDEEQSPQNWTIKMLYDGDCPLCMREVNMLRERNKDYGTIKFVDISSDEYSPEENQGLDYKTVMGRIHAILSDGTVVTDVEAFRRLYEQIGLGWVYAITKYEPIATITDAVYGVWAKYRLQITGRPPLEDILELRKNKDEVCNDRNLCKM, from the exons ATGGCATTGAGAGGAGCTGTTGTCACAGCTTGTAACGTTGGAGGAAGACACAGAAACCCATCTCTCCTATCAATTCCTCACtattttaaactcaaattccATTACCCTCCTTCACATGCTCTCCATAGATTCACAGCTTTTCCTATATACCAACCCGGTG GACTTAAATATCCAATCCGTGCAATAAGCGAGGCTACTGTGGATCCCTTAACACCCaagaaagaagatgaagaacaaTCACCTCAGAATTGGACAATTAAAATGTTATATGATGGGGACTGCCCACTTTGCATGCGTGAG GTCAACATGCTCAGGGAGAGGAATAAGGACTATGGTACGATCAAATTTGTTGATATAAGTTCTGATGAATACTCTCCAGAGGAGAATCAAGGCCTAGACTACAAAACT gtAATGGGAAGGATTCATGCCATCCTCTCTGATGGAACTGTAGTCACTGATGTTGAA GCATTTAGAAGACTATATGAACAAATTGGTCTTGGTTGGGTTTATGCCATTACCAAATATGAACCT ATTGCAACAATAACTGATGCCGTATATGGTGTTTGGGCTAAATATCGTCTTCAAATCACAG GCCGGCCACCTTTAGAAGACATTTTGGAATTACGAAAGAACAAG
- the LOC115962870 gene encoding succinate dehydrogenase subunit 7A, mitochondrial: MAFLLNKTSIASHFRSHSQNTVDALSHTRRAYHIELGAREKALLAEDPALKRFKSHKKSVNAVKRMGDVLTIVVVAGCCYEIYVKAVMREEARKKAGAAGGSA; the protein is encoded by the exons ATGGCGTTCTTGCTTAACAAAACCTCCATCGCTTCGCATTTCCGATCTCACTCCCAG aACACAGTGGACGCGCTCTCTCACACGCGCCGCGCTTACCACATCGAACTCGGGGCTCGCGAGAAAGCc CTCTTGGCAGAGGACCCGGCTTTGAAGCGATTCAAATCCCATAAGAAGAGTGTTAATGCAGTTAAAAGAATGGGAGATGTTCTCACTATTGTCGTTGTCGCAG GTTGCTGCTATGAAATATATGTTAAAGCAGTAATGCGAGAAGAAGCTCGTAAAAAAGCAGGGGCTGCAGGTGGAAGTGCATAA
- the LOC115962857 gene encoding LIM domain-containing protein WLIM1-like — protein MATFAGTTQKCKACEKTVYFVDQLTADSKVYHKACFRCHHCKGTLKLSNYSSFEGVLYCKPHFDQLFKMTGSLDKSFEGTPRTVRADRSANQVQTNSRVSSLFGGTKEKCVACNKTVYPIEKVAVDGESYHKSCFRCTHGGCVISPSNYVAHEHRLYCKHHHTQLFKQKGNFSQFGNGKNEQVTVVAVAVAENAAAE, from the exons ATGGCAACGTTTGCAGGGACTACCCAAAAGTGCAAGGCATGTGAGAAAACTGTGTACTTTGTTGATCAGCTTACTGCTGATAGCAAGGTCTACCACAAGGCTTGCTTCAGATGTCACCACTGTAAGGGTACCCTTAAG CTGAGCAATTATAGCTCCTTTGAGGGTGTTTTGTATTGCAAGCCTCACTTTGATCAACTGTTTAAAATGACTGGCAGCTTGGATAAAAGTTTTGAAG GTACTCCAAGAACTGTTAGAGCTGACAGATCTGCCAATCAG GTCCAGACCAACAGCAGAGTTTCAAGTTTGTTTGGTGGGACTAAAGAAAAATGTGTTGCTTGCAATAAAACTGTCTACCCAATTGAAAAG GTGGCGGTTGATGGTGAATCATATCATAAGTCTTGCTTCAGGTGCACTCATGGAGGGTGTGTGATCAGCCCATCAAACTATGTAGCCCATGAACATCGTCTGTATTGTAAGCACCACCACACCCAACTATTCAAGCAGAAGGGAAACTTCAGCCAATTTGGCAATGGCAAGAATGAACAAGTTACGGTGGTAGCTGTAGCTGTAGCTGAGAATGCAGCAGCAGAATAG